The following proteins are encoded in a genomic region of Variovorax paradoxus:
- a CDS encoding ArdC family protein — translation MDVRQVVTDRIVAMLEKGGHVFRERWTRAAVRGVPRNGKTGAPYRGANVLLLWDAAIEAGYASNVWLTYRQAQSLGAQVRKGERGVLCAHFERRARERRGDADDVLSQGGTDEEAMAADAGARAGVLLCLPFWLFNVAQIDGLPLDVVDLGVVAPTANVQGPVERAMRLLGGCNATIRHGFDRAAYLPALDEIRLPWPRQFTSPEAQCATALHELVHWTGHPDRLNRQFGQRFGDAAYAFEELVAELGSAFVMGHCGLVDVTVEGHAAYIDAWLQVLRGDRTAIFTAARLAEEAFAFIVAREMPSLGESAASAEDA, via the coding sequence ATGGACGTACGGCAGGTCGTGACGGACCGGATCGTGGCGATGCTGGAGAAGGGCGGCCACGTGTTCCGCGAACGCTGGACGCGGGCGGCAGTGCGCGGGGTGCCGCGCAACGGCAAGACCGGCGCGCCGTACCGCGGTGCGAATGTGCTGCTGCTCTGGGACGCGGCAATCGAGGCGGGCTATGCGTCCAACGTCTGGCTGACCTACCGGCAGGCGCAGAGCCTCGGTGCCCAGGTGCGCAAGGGCGAGCGCGGCGTGCTGTGCGCGCATTTCGAGCGCAGGGCGCGCGAGCGTCGCGGCGATGCCGATGACGTCCTCTCGCAAGGCGGGACGGACGAGGAGGCGATGGCTGCGGACGCCGGTGCCCGTGCCGGCGTGCTGCTGTGCCTGCCGTTCTGGCTGTTCAACGTGGCGCAGATCGACGGGCTGCCGCTCGACGTGGTGGACCTCGGTGTTGTGGCGCCAACGGCGAACGTGCAGGGGCCGGTGGAGCGGGCGATGCGGCTGCTGGGAGGCTGCAATGCGACGATCCGCCACGGCTTCGACCGGGCGGCGTACCTGCCGGCGCTCGACGAGATCCGGCTGCCGTGGCCGCGGCAGTTCACGAGTCCCGAGGCGCAGTGCGCGACGGCGCTGCACGAGCTGGTGCATTGGACCGGGCATCCCGACCGGTTGAACCGGCAGTTCGGGCAACGCTTCGGCGATGCGGCCTATGCGTTCGAGGAACTGGTGGCCGAACTGGGCAGTGCGTTCGTGATGGGGCACTGCGGGCTGGTCGATGTCACGGTCGAGGGGCATGCGGCCTACATCGACGCCTGGCTGCAGGTGCTGCGGGGCGACCGCACGGCGATCTTCACGGCAGCGCGTCTCGCGGAGGAAGCCTTCGCGTTCATCGTGGCGCGGGAGATGCCTTCACTTGGGGAGTCCGCGGCGAGCGCGGAGGACGCATGA
- a CDS encoding prephenate dehydratase yields the protein MATLAMGVSSITSAQIAYLGPAGSWTHQACMDLFGDTNLVALDRQALFKALRAKTVAKACVPATTSVVGATPYLDDVLALETVHVVGEYPKALGYSLLAKPGTRKEDIRTVLAHPVALEEVKPWLDLEMPDVERQPAASGGAAAKSVAEGAASGVAAMGPPGAARLYGLTSIVSGIEEGPHNTTRWWVLGHAIPAPSGHDKTTLLLTVDEEGFQRSLQALAQSARVLAVYERPGKQSLDGHRYVIDVVGHASQPEIARLLADRAEFRLLGSYPRRY from the coding sequence ATGGCCACGCTCGCCATGGGCGTCTCCTCGATCACCAGCGCCCAGATCGCCTACCTGGGACCGGCAGGCAGTTGGACCCACCAGGCCTGCATGGACCTGTTCGGCGACACGAATCTGGTCGCGCTCGACAGGCAGGCGCTCTTCAAGGCCCTGCGCGCGAAAACCGTCGCCAAGGCCTGCGTGCCCGCCACGACGTCGGTGGTCGGGGCCACGCCCTATCTGGACGACGTGCTGGCGCTCGAGACCGTACATGTGGTGGGCGAGTACCCGAAGGCACTGGGCTACAGCCTGCTGGCCAAGCCCGGCACCCGCAAGGAGGACATCCGCACGGTGCTTGCGCACCCCGTGGCGCTGGAGGAGGTCAAGCCCTGGCTCGATCTGGAGATGCCGGACGTCGAACGCCAGCCGGCGGCCAGCGGCGGCGCCGCGGCGAAGTCGGTGGCGGAAGGGGCAGCGTCAGGCGTGGCCGCCATGGGGCCGCCCGGCGCGGCCCGCCTCTACGGCCTCACGTCGATCGTCAGCGGCATCGAGGAGGGGCCTCACAACACGACGCGCTGGTGGGTGCTGGGGCATGCGATCCCGGCACCCAGCGGCCATGACAAGACGACGCTGCTGCTGACCGTCGACGAAGAAGGTTTTCAGCGATCGCTGCAGGCGCTTGCGCAATCGGCCCGGGTCCTGGCGGTCTATGAACGCCCGGGCAAGCAATCGCTGGATGGGCACCGCTATGTCATCGACGTCGTGGGCCATGCCTCGCAGCCGGAAATCGCCAGGCTGCTGGCGGACCGTGCAGAGTTCCGGCTTCTCGGCTCCTACCCTCGAAGATATTGA
- a CDS encoding type II toxin-antitoxin system RelE/ParE family toxin gives MGCVAAHRRIGRLGGRCGLLEGTRGRPETSQASGAQAGALTGPRVRIEHAPGVLDDIDRFIDHLEQHQVADVANRVGEIFEAIQILSRSPLIGRLVAGGKRELIIGKVNRGYVALHRYLGGIETVFILALQARRESGFKH, from the coding sequence ATGGGCTGCGTTGCAGCGCACCGGCGAATCGGTCGCCTGGGAGGACGCTGCGGCCTACTTGAAGGCACGCGCGGCCGGCCAGAAACCTCGCAGGCCTCTGGCGCACAGGCCGGGGCTCTGACCGGCCCCAGGGTCCGCATCGAGCACGCACCGGGGGTCCTGGACGACATCGACCGCTTCATCGACCATCTGGAACAGCACCAGGTCGCCGATGTGGCGAACCGGGTCGGGGAGATTTTCGAGGCCATTCAGATCCTTTCGCGCAGCCCGCTGATCGGCCGCCTCGTCGCAGGTGGAAAGCGCGAGCTGATCATCGGCAAGGTCAATCGCGGCTATGTGGCGCTGCACCGTTACCTGGGCGGGATCGAGACCGTCTTCATCCTGGCACTGCAAGCCCGGCGCGAGTCCGGGTTCAAGCACTGA
- a CDS encoding glucoamylase family protein, with the protein MGDLEDPLAPAQRNYLDTLAHDTWRFFEHVVGPDDNHLPPDNLQLEPQPTLAHRTSPTNIGMYLLAACCAREFRWIDTGGLLARLMATLDTVGRMQKHNGHLFNWYNTQTLKPLPPDYVSSVDSGNFAGHLVTVAQACRAFAAEEGCQPHEAPALEALAQRCDALHDGMDFSGLYDAKRHLFHIGLRVEENVLDASYYDLLASESRLLSFLAIAKGDVPRRHWMALGRPFLLVGFQPSLKSWSGSMFEYLMPALVMTEPTDGLLQVANAAAIAEQQAFGRAQNMPWGVSESAYFAQDHSLAYQYSPFGVPRLALRRTPPTDRVVAPYATLMAAPFAPAAAVLNLQRLEALGARGEFGFLDAVDFTTSRQAQGQDFTVVRNFMAHHQGMSLVALCNVLCADAPRRWFGSAALVQAHEALLHERTPRQIIGSADPRTPPEPSQAELAPLFQPRVVDPTGPGFQPTHLLSNGRYTVALRANGAGVSRWRAFNVTRWRDDPLRDSYGTFFYVRDIDKDGGHSELTSLTALPAPGGDWHYRTRFLADQVQFDATGPGLQVRTTVLISPEDDTELRNITLHNSGDETRTLELVSYFEPVLSNPKADEAHPAFANLFVESRWEPTWRALLLSRKPRLHGDAVVAAVHFLASVDANVLSIDCMTDRRAFIGRNRTLADPVLDPQPLTAQGKQVNGLDPIACLRVRLSIAPGTTARLSFATAADESIEALMPSIDRYLQPMHVERATRMAATLAQVRLRDLSIAPAQTLALQDLTTILT; encoded by the coding sequence ATGGGAGACCTTGAAGACCCGCTCGCGCCCGCGCAGCGCAACTACCTCGACACGCTGGCGCACGACACTTGGCGCTTCTTCGAGCATGTGGTCGGGCCGGACGACAACCACCTGCCGCCCGACAACCTGCAGCTCGAACCGCAGCCGACCCTTGCGCACCGCACCTCGCCGACCAACATCGGCATGTACCTGCTGGCTGCCTGTTGCGCGCGTGAGTTCCGCTGGATCGACACGGGCGGCCTGCTGGCACGCCTCATGGCCACGCTCGACACTGTCGGCCGCATGCAGAAGCACAACGGCCACCTGTTCAACTGGTACAACACGCAGACGCTCAAGCCGCTGCCGCCCGACTATGTGTCCAGCGTCGACAGCGGCAACTTCGCGGGCCACCTCGTGACCGTCGCGCAGGCCTGCCGCGCCTTCGCGGCGGAAGAAGGCTGCCAGCCCCACGAAGCCCCCGCGCTGGAAGCACTGGCGCAGCGTTGCGACGCGCTCCACGACGGCATGGATTTCAGCGGCCTCTACGACGCCAAGCGCCACCTGTTCCACATCGGCCTGCGCGTCGAAGAGAACGTGCTCGACGCCAGCTACTACGACCTGCTGGCCTCCGAGTCGCGCCTGCTGAGCTTCCTGGCGATTGCCAAGGGCGACGTGCCGCGCCGCCACTGGATGGCGCTGGGCCGGCCGTTCCTGCTGGTGGGCTTCCAGCCCAGCCTGAAGTCGTGGTCGGGCTCGATGTTCGAGTACCTGATGCCGGCGCTCGTGATGACCGAGCCCACCGACGGCCTGCTGCAGGTGGCCAACGCCGCGGCCATTGCCGAGCAGCAGGCCTTCGGCCGCGCGCAGAACATGCCGTGGGGCGTGTCCGAGTCGGCCTACTTCGCGCAGGACCATTCGCTGGCCTACCAGTACTCGCCCTTCGGCGTGCCGCGCCTGGCGCTGCGGCGCACGCCGCCGACCGATCGCGTGGTGGCGCCCTACGCCACCCTGATGGCCGCGCCCTTTGCGCCCGCAGCGGCGGTGCTCAATCTGCAGCGGCTCGAAGCGCTCGGCGCGCGTGGCGAATTCGGCTTTCTCGATGCGGTCGACTTCACCACCTCGCGCCAAGCCCAAGGCCAGGACTTCACCGTGGTGCGCAACTTCATGGCGCACCACCAGGGCATGTCGCTGGTGGCGCTGTGCAATGTGCTGTGCGCCGACGCCCCGCGCCGCTGGTTCGGCAGCGCCGCGCTCGTGCAGGCGCACGAGGCGCTGCTGCACGAGCGCACGCCGCGTCAGATCATCGGCAGCGCCGACCCGCGCACGCCGCCCGAGCCCAGCCAGGCCGAACTGGCGCCGCTGTTCCAGCCACGCGTGGTCGATCCGACGGGCCCGGGCTTCCAGCCCACGCATCTGCTGTCGAACGGCCGCTACACGGTCGCGCTGCGGGCCAACGGCGCGGGCGTGAGCCGCTGGCGCGCGTTCAACGTGACGCGCTGGCGCGACGATCCACTGCGCGACAGCTACGGCACCTTCTTCTATGTGCGCGATATCGACAAAGATGGTGGCCACAGCGAGCTCACTTCGCTGACCGCCCTGCCCGCGCCCGGTGGCGACTGGCACTACCGCACCCGCTTCCTGGCCGACCAGGTGCAGTTCGATGCGACCGGCCCAGGGCTGCAAGTGCGCACCACGGTGCTCATCAGCCCCGAGGACGACACCGAGCTGCGCAACATCACGCTGCACAACTCGGGCGACGAAACGCGCACGCTCGAACTCGTCTCGTACTTCGAACCCGTGCTGTCGAACCCCAAGGCCGACGAGGCGCATCCGGCTTTTGCCAACCTGTTCGTCGAGTCGCGTTGGGAGCCCACCTGGCGCGCGCTGCTGCTGTCGCGCAAGCCGCGCCTGCATGGCGATGCGGTGGTGGCCGCGGTGCACTTCCTAGCCTCGGTCGATGCCAACGTGCTGTCGATCGACTGCATGACCGACCGGCGCGCCTTCATCGGCCGCAACCGCACGCTGGCCGACCCCGTGCTCGACCCGCAACCGCTCACGGCTCAGGGCAAGCAGGTGAACGGCCTGGACCCCATCGCCTGCCTGCGCGTGCGCCTGTCGATCGCGCCGGGCACCACCGCGCGCCTGAGCTTTGCCACCGCCGCCGACGAGAGCATCGAGGCGCTGATGCCCAGCATCGACCGCTACCTTCAGCCGATGCACGTGGAGCGCGCCACCCGCATGGCCGCCACGCTGGCGCAGGTGCGGCTGCGCGACCTGAGCATTGCGCCCGCGCAGACCCTGGCGCTGCAGGACCTGACGACCATCCTCACCTAG
- a CDS encoding helix-turn-helix domain-containing protein — translation MTSSRNSSKQPEVSAREVLALNLIRQRGLRGWSQEALAFEAGLHRTFVAHVERQARNISLDNLERLALALELRPYQLLEE, via the coding sequence GTGACAAGTTCTAGGAATTCTTCGAAGCAACCTGAAGTCTCGGCAAGGGAAGTGCTTGCGTTGAATTTGATCCGGCAGCGCGGATTAAGGGGATGGTCGCAAGAGGCCCTGGCGTTCGAGGCAGGGCTGCATCGGACCTTTGTCGCTCACGTTGAACGTCAAGCGCGCAACATTTCACTCGACAATCTTGAGCGTCTGGCATTGGCATTGGAGCTCAGGCCATATCAGCTTCTCGAAGAATAA
- a CDS encoding helix-turn-helix domain-containing protein, with protein sequence MRSLSAARIGAQVRALRMAADVSGGALAKISGISSSMLSRIERGLVSPSVETLERLAKGLGVPASRFFGDQARRTDFCHVRAGQGVVVDRVGAVSDYRYELLGHLLSGNLFVEPYLVTLLPGADPYVTFQHPGLKFLYFLSGEVSYRYGAKMVEVRAGDSLLFEATALHGIEAIQGGPVSYLSVVFTLRD encoded by the coding sequence GTGCGCAGCCTGTCCGCGGCGCGTATCGGTGCGCAGGTGAGGGCGCTGCGTATGGCGGCCGATGTGTCCGGCGGCGCGCTGGCCAAGATTTCAGGGATTTCTTCCTCGATGCTCTCGCGCATCGAGCGCGGGCTGGTCTCGCCTTCGGTGGAGACCTTGGAGCGTCTCGCGAAGGGTTTGGGTGTGCCGGCGTCGCGCTTCTTCGGCGATCAGGCGCGACGCACGGACTTCTGCCACGTGCGCGCAGGGCAGGGCGTCGTGGTTGATCGCGTCGGTGCGGTTTCGGACTACCGCTACGAGCTGCTGGGGCATCTGCTGTCGGGCAATCTGTTCGTCGAGCCCTACCTGGTCACGCTGCTGCCCGGCGCCGATCCCTACGTGACCTTTCAGCATCCGGGCCTCAAGTTCCTGTACTTCCTCTCCGGGGAGGTCAGCTACCGCTATGGCGCCAAGATGGTCGAGGTGAGGGCAGGGGACTCGCTGCTGTTCGAGGCCACGGCGCTGCATGGGATCGAGGCGATTCAAGGCGGGCCGGTGTCCTACCTCTCGGTGGTGTTCACGTTGCGCGATTAA
- a CDS encoding YlcI/YnfO family protein, which produces MKTTQLPPVRVTAAVREQIERVLLDGETLSHFVEQAAIDAARRRKAQQEFVARGRASLARALETGESYAADEVLDAMKSRLDIARNAVETARGGASTRRP; this is translated from the coding sequence ATGAAGACGACCCAACTTCCTCCGGTGCGGGTGACAGCCGCCGTTCGAGAACAGATCGAACGCGTGCTGCTCGACGGCGAAACGCTGTCGCATTTTGTCGAGCAGGCTGCGATCGATGCGGCCCGTCGTCGCAAGGCGCAGCAGGAATTCGTGGCGCGTGGACGCGCATCGCTCGCTCGCGCGCTTGAGACGGGCGAGTCCTATGCGGCAGACGAGGTGCTCGATGCAATGAAGTCCCGGCTCGACATCGCGCGCAACGCAGTCGAGACGGCGCGGGGCGGCGCCTCCACACGGCGTCCGTGA
- a CDS encoding type II toxin-antitoxin system RelE/ParE family toxin, producing the protein MTYVVRLTREAVEDLQRLEAFLLDVALKHGDWALPDRALLAIRSEFRILETNPFTCRLAFDDRLERELVIPFGASGYVALFHVVGEREIVVSAIRHQREDDYH; encoded by the coding sequence GTGACATACGTCGTGCGCTTGACGCGCGAGGCGGTGGAAGATCTGCAGCGTCTTGAAGCCTTCCTCCTTGATGTTGCGCTCAAGCACGGAGACTGGGCGTTGCCGGATCGCGCGCTCCTGGCCATCCGAAGCGAGTTCCGTATCCTGGAGACCAATCCATTCACATGTCGGCTGGCCTTCGACGACCGGCTGGAGCGGGAGCTCGTCATTCCATTCGGCGCATCAGGCTACGTTGCGTTGTTCCATGTCGTCGGCGAAAGGGAGATCGTGGTATCTGCCATTCGGCATCAGCGAGAGGACGACTACCACTGA
- the radC gene encoding RadC family protein, translated as MEDVRPSEAFRSPYAVSDYLKLHFAGQAHESFAVLFLSAQNTMLAFEDMFRGTLTQAEVYPREVVKRALQLNASAVILAHNHPSGHVEPSEADVTLTRVLKDALALVDVQVLDHVVVGNNRAASMAERGFV; from the coding sequence ATGGAGGATGTGCGTCCGTCTGAGGCCTTCCGTTCCCCCTACGCGGTGTCGGACTATCTGAAGCTGCACTTCGCCGGGCAGGCGCACGAGAGTTTCGCAGTGCTGTTCCTGAGTGCGCAGAACACGATGCTGGCCTTCGAGGACATGTTCCGCGGCACGCTGACGCAGGCGGAGGTCTATCCGCGCGAGGTGGTCAAGCGCGCGCTGCAGCTCAATGCCTCGGCGGTGATCCTGGCGCACAACCATCCCTCGGGCCATGTCGAGCCGTCCGAGGCGGACGTGACGCTCACGCGGGTGCTCAAGGATGCATTGGCGCTCGTGGACGTGCAGGTGCTCGACCACGTCGTGGTGGGGAACAACCGCGCCGCGTCGATGGCCGAGCGCGGCTTCGTCTGA
- a CDS encoding type II toxin-antitoxin system RelE/ParE family toxin — protein sequence MSAKRVRRFLVRPRADAQITAAIQYDAVTMQAPSAAKGFVDELQKAYELIKRNPDAGSPRLEVELGMPGLRSWNLPRYPYLIVYLRHPEVVDVVDVPHTRTDYVAAPINDPGPP from the coding sequence TTGAGCGCGAAGCGCGTCAGGCGATTCCTTGTTCGCCCGCGTGCCGATGCGCAGATCACCGCCGCAATTCAGTACGACGCGGTCACCATGCAGGCACCGAGCGCGGCCAAGGGCTTTGTGGATGAACTGCAGAAAGCCTACGAGCTCATCAAGCGAAATCCCGACGCTGGCTCGCCGCGTCTTGAGGTCGAGCTGGGCATGCCCGGCCTGCGTTCATGGAACCTGCCCAGGTACCCCTACCTGATCGTTTATTTGCGGCACCCCGAGGTCGTGGATGTGGTGGATGTGCCGCATACACGCACCGACTACGTCGCTGCGCCGATCAACGATCCTGGGCCGCCCTGA
- a CDS encoding BrnA antitoxin family protein, with the protein MPKIDKEMVQFEKDLLQSIGEMKRGEHAAVHTPEQIGARKRGRPAGTVKETPTVSTTIRFDADVLEALKSGGRGWQTRVNDVIRSVFISDTREEAVALARDLGKAPARRGKGVIGARAVGEKREAIRRR; encoded by the coding sequence ATGCCAAAGATTGACAAGGAAATGGTGCAATTCGAGAAGGATCTGCTCCAGTCCATCGGAGAGATGAAGCGCGGCGAACATGCTGCCGTGCACACGCCCGAGCAGATCGGGGCACGAAAGCGCGGTCGGCCGGCGGGCACTGTCAAAGAAACGCCGACGGTATCGACCACGATCCGGTTTGATGCCGACGTCCTGGAGGCACTGAAGTCTGGCGGTCGCGGCTGGCAAACCAGAGTGAACGACGTGATCAGGTCCGTTTTCATTTCGGACACGCGCGAAGAAGCCGTCGCTCTCGCCCGCGATCTGGGCAAGGCTCCGGCGCGCCGGGGCAAAGGCGTGATCGGTGCGCGCGCCGTCGGCGAGAAGCGCGAAGCGATCCGTCGCAGATGA
- a CDS encoding relaxase/mobilization nuclease domain-containing protein, with product MPEQTVRLGRSSRGSTGAPRDMTLDIVSYGRRGPGGQLRFGADQIAQIQRTVGRTPEVMVKVSGGGRDIGGVEAHLRYIGRHGRVPIETDEGLAQQGRGAAKEITADWQLELCRSQHKPRPAPGQKDTRAKLVHNIVLSMPAGTPPEKVLAAARVFARENFALQYRYAMVLHTDQPHPHVHLVVKCEHEFEPGKRLYIRKDTLRQWREQFAALMREQGVAANATPRQVRGQVRKPYRDPIHHRLRALRAFAKLSLAERDGCRAPKPSTVMRTKLEQVLRSLKAGRGAPDAGQAKMQDTRQEVLADWHATVGMLRRQGETRLAAQADRFTERMPAVQTDDQRLANGWREQVKHQTLRPSDIKSPGPKFR from the coding sequence ATGCCTGAACAGACGGTGCGCTTGGGCCGAAGCAGCCGCGGCTCCACGGGTGCGCCGCGCGACATGACGCTGGACATCGTGAGCTACGGTCGGCGAGGGCCAGGTGGTCAGCTCCGCTTCGGCGCCGACCAGATCGCACAGATCCAGCGCACGGTGGGGCGTACGCCCGAGGTGATGGTGAAGGTCTCCGGCGGCGGGCGGGACATCGGTGGTGTCGAGGCCCACCTGCGCTACATCGGCCGTCACGGCAGGGTGCCGATCGAAACCGATGAGGGGCTGGCGCAGCAGGGCCGGGGTGCAGCCAAGGAGATCACGGCCGACTGGCAGCTTGAGCTTTGCAGAAGCCAGCACAAGCCGCGACCCGCTCCGGGGCAGAAAGACACGCGTGCGAAGTTGGTCCACAACATCGTCCTGTCCATGCCCGCCGGCACGCCACCGGAAAAAGTACTGGCCGCCGCACGCGTCTTTGCGCGCGAGAACTTCGCGCTGCAGTATCGCTATGCCATGGTGCTGCACACCGATCAGCCGCACCCGCACGTGCACCTGGTGGTCAAGTGCGAACACGAGTTCGAGCCCGGCAAGCGCCTCTACATCCGCAAGGACACGCTGCGCCAGTGGCGCGAGCAGTTTGCCGCGCTGATGCGTGAGCAGGGCGTGGCGGCCAATGCGACGCCGCGGCAGGTGCGCGGGCAAGTTCGCAAACCCTATCGAGATCCGATCCATCATCGATTGCGGGCGTTGCGGGCCTTTGCGAAGTTGTCGCTCGCCGAGCGCGATGGATGTCGGGCGCCGAAGCCATCCACGGTGATGCGGACGAAGTTGGAACAGGTGCTGCGGAGCCTCAAAGCGGGGCGGGGCGCTCCAGACGCGGGTCAGGCAAAGATGCAAGACACCCGCCAAGAGGTGTTGGCGGACTGGCACGCAACGGTGGGCATGTTGAGGAGACAGGGCGAAACGAGATTGGCTGCACAGGCGGATCGCTTCACGGAGCGCATGCCGGCGGTGCAGACCGATGATCAGCGGTTGGCGAATGGCTGGAGAGAGCAGGTGAAACACCAGACTTTAAGACCCAGCGATATCAAGTCACCGGGGCCAAAGTTCCGGTGA